Genomic DNA from Niabella ginsenosidivorans:
CCGTCTCCGGCAAGGTAGAGGGCTTGTGCAGTGCCTCCTTTTATTTAAAACGCCGGCCGGGAATTAACAGTTACACCGAACTGGCGTTTCTTTACAAAATTTTTAAACATGAAAAAGATCCAGTTGCTGTTTTTTGTTGTAGGGGCTTGCTTTTCAAACTGCAATCCCTCCGGAAAGACAGCCGGCCTGAAAAAGAATCCTGCTGGCAACCATAGCTCCCTTCACCCTGTTACCTATTATGTAGATCCTGATGGAAACGACAACAACAAAGGGACCAGCGCTTCGGCCGCATGGAAAACATTGTCCAAAGTAAATTCCGTAATCTTTTTACCCGGAGACCGCATTTTGTTAAAAAGCGGAGGCGTATGGAATGAGCCCCTGTATCCCAAAGGCTCCGGCAAGGCAGGTGCGCTGATTATTATTGATAAATACGGCGGTACTATACGGCCGGTCATCAATGGCGGAGGTAAAACAAACGGATCCAGTACATTGCTTTTAAACAAGGTTTCCTATTGGGAGGTGAACAACCTGGAAATAACCAATAAAGTGCCTGAGCGTGTTACATACGCTGCTACCGGGATCCGGGTAAACGGTGGCGATCGGCCGGATTCTTTTTTCACAAATATTACTATTAAAAACTGTTATGTACATGATGTAAATGCGGCAACTGCCAGGCAATCCAATTATGTGAAAGGAACAGGAGGAATCATTATTAATGGCAAAGTAAAGGATGTATTGGTTCAAAACTGTCATATTGCGAACTGCTCTGTAGAGGGATTACGCACCACAGGTTTTTCCGATAGGGAAAGCAGGTTGAAAAATATTGTATTTGATAATAATTTCATCGAAAATATCTATGGAGATGGTATTGTTATGGCACAGGTAAGTAGCGGCAGCAGGGTTACCCATAATACGGTTTATAATGCTTGTATGACCAATGATATTAACTTTGCCGGTATCTGGACAGTGGGCAGCAGTAACACGATCATTTCTCATAATGAGGTATACGGAATGAAAGGGGGTGGTCCAAATGACGGTATGGCGTTTGATGCCGACGGATGGGATGAACCTTCTGCCACCGAAGGCGATATTTTTGAATATAATTATTCCCATGATAATAACGGTGGGTTTTTCCTGTTTATGAATCACTCTAATAACATTATTGTAAGGTATAATGTTAGTGTGAATGATGTAGGCAAAACCGGTCGGAAAAAACTTTTTCTTATTCAAAATAGTCCCAACAAAGATCGCTTTGTTTATAACAATGTGTTTTATATAAAAAACCCGGTGAATATGTTATTCTGGGAAGGTACAGGCGCGCTCTTTGCAAATAATATTTTTTATACAGAAGCTGCTATAAGCAGGCTGGCCAGTGTAACGCCGGATGCAAGAGCCCGGTTCAGTAATAATTGTTTTTATCCTGCTGCCGTTTTCTCACTGCTCAATTGGGGCACTTCTGTGCGCAGTAATAATTTTTACGATAATCCGCTATTTGTAAACCCCGGATCCGGTCCGGGTTTTGAGGCAGCCGGTGGGTATATTCTGCGTTCCGGATCACCTTGCCGTAATGCCGGTATTTTTATCAGGAACAATGGAGGAACCGATTTTTCCGGAAATCACCTTCCCGAAGACAATCCGGATGTGGGCGCTTTTCAACATACTGTTAGATCCGGTGCTGGCAGTTCATTGGGTAAAAAACAGAAGCAGCCTTAATCAGTCAATCTTTTGTTCACAGGCATCCGGCCTTTTGGAAAATTATAATTGAATACTTTGTTTTATTTCGGGATGAATTAGTTCCCAAAAAGCCAATGAGCAATATCCGCTTCACAAAAACAGGAAAGAACTCATTTTTTAAATAGCGCAATTTGTATATTTAAGAATGCATAAAAAGAATATTTTGACGGTAGTGCTTTTAACAGCCGCACTGATTCCCTGCGTGGTGACAAAGGCGAATAAAAACAACCGGCCCCGTGCATCTGAAAAGGACAATTTTACAAACTCAGTACTTAATGGGCTGATAAAAAAAACAAGTAAAAAAAACGATGCCTCTTTTTTTGCTATTGATAAAAGGGAGCGTTCTGTAACACTACCCACTCCCCGTAACCTGCTGCAACAGCAGGCATCGGTTCAGCAGGTAAAAGAACGGCTATTGCCTTTAAATGAATGGGTGCCTTACCCGGCCTATCACAACAGGAATGGCTGGGCACAGATGACAGGCGCGCTTACAGATCAATTGATCCGGCAGGGCGAAAAACTGCTGGATTATCAATGGCAGGTAATAAAAGCGACAGATTACCTGGAGTATGAGCGCAGCGGTAGCCGGGTGATTATGGAACAGCCGTATAATGCAAATATAAATGCACTTGCCCGGTTAATGATTGCAGAGCTTGCCGAGGGAAAGGGCCGGTTTATGGACCAGGTTGTAAACGGGGTATGGGCGCTCTGCGATATGCAGTCCTGGGCTTTATCCGCGCACCTGCCCGTTCAAAGATCAAAACGGAACCTGCCGGACCCGTCTGAACAGATCATAGACCTTGTATCCGGCGATGTGGGGTCGCTGCTTTCCTGGGCGGTTTATTTTTTTAAGGACGACTGGGATCAGATCAATCCCGTGATCACCCAACGGGTGCAGCAAAATATCCGGAAGCGCATTCTGGAACCCTATATGCAGCGCAGCGACTACTGGTGGCAGGCATTGGAAAACAAACCGGGTCAGTTGGTGAACAACTGGAACCCCTGGTGCAACGCCAATGT
This window encodes:
- a CDS encoding right-handed parallel beta-helix repeat-containing protein, which codes for MKKIQLLFFVVGACFSNCNPSGKTAGLKKNPAGNHSSLHPVTYYVDPDGNDNNKGTSASAAWKTLSKVNSVIFLPGDRILLKSGGVWNEPLYPKGSGKAGALIIIDKYGGTIRPVINGGGKTNGSSTLLLNKVSYWEVNNLEITNKVPERVTYAATGIRVNGGDRPDSFFTNITIKNCYVHDVNAATARQSNYVKGTGGIIINGKVKDVLVQNCHIANCSVEGLRTTGFSDRESRLKNIVFDNNFIENIYGDGIVMAQVSSGSRVTHNTVYNACMTNDINFAGIWTVGSSNTIISHNEVYGMKGGGPNDGMAFDADGWDEPSATEGDIFEYNYSHDNNGGFFLFMNHSNNIIVRYNVSVNDVGKTGRKKLFLIQNSPNKDRFVYNNVFYIKNPVNMLFWEGTGALFANNIFYTEAAISRLASVTPDARARFSNNCFYPAAVFSLLNWGTSVRSNNFYDNPLFVNPGSGPGFEAAGGYILRSGSPCRNAGIFIRNNGGTDFSGNHLPEDNPDVGAFQHTVRSGAGSSLGKKQKQP